Proteins encoded within one genomic window of Micromonospora halotolerans:
- a CDS encoding rhodanese-like domain-containing protein, producing MSPGVDALLEQARAGLRRLTPHDAVEAVRAGALLVDTRTEAQRREQGELPGAIVIDRTVLEWRLDPASAWRIPESTSYDRQIVLVCRQGYSSSLAAAGLQALGLRHATDMIGGVQGWREAGLPMSDRPADVRY from the coding sequence ATGAGTCCGGGCGTCGACGCCCTCCTCGAACAGGCTCGGGCCGGCCTCCGCCGGCTCACCCCGCACGACGCCGTCGAAGCGGTCCGCGCCGGGGCGCTGCTGGTCGACACGCGCACCGAGGCGCAGCGCCGCGAGCAGGGCGAGCTGCCCGGGGCGATCGTCATCGACCGGACCGTGCTGGAGTGGCGGCTGGATCCGGCGAGCGCCTGGCGCATCCCCGAGTCGACCAGCTACGACCGGCAGATCGTGCTGGTGTGCCGGCAGGGCTACAGCTCCAGCCTGGCGGCCGCCGGCCTCCAGGCGCTCGGCCTGCGCCACGCCACCGACATGATCGGCGGCGTGCAGGGCTGGCGGGAGGCGGGCCTGCCGATGTCCGACCGACCCGCCGACGTCCGCTACTGA